The following coding sequences lie in one Ostrea edulis chromosome 8, xbOstEdul1.1, whole genome shotgun sequence genomic window:
- the LOC125663434 gene encoding E3 ubiquitin-protein ligase TRIM71-like — protein sequence MNDLPSREKHLSDSSKGHNVVSYLRAKFPNYSKCPKHTDEHCKHNCEKCDIPVCFICVFSGKHKGHEISDILEKRSSKTKTLQNDLKELETRIYPRYEEMASDVQTEKAKLETNYEKLTAAVNQQGEVLHREITAIVNQRKSDIEKVKNKHLSTLNENTDEITQKITELKQTMSDLKSILKSNDVSLTSTYKSRNSEFRTLPPKVRVTVPIFSAQKINKNQLNKMFGSLSPLSIKTEHGDIIKPPETVSPSSVKPLLAEPRITATIDTGYELLYSVSCLSKEQIWTRGCNDIMKLLNLQGKLLASIQTETGNEPWDITVTRDGDLVYTESNTVNLVKSKQTQTVVRLKGWTPLNICSTAFDDILVTMISDDREQSKVVRYSGSTETQSIQFDGKDRPLYSSDYNTKYISENRNLDICVADCGANAVVVVNQSGKLRFRYTGHPPNTKKSFNPVGITTDSKCRILTAECYNDCIHILDQDGQFLRYIQNCDLRAPLGLCVDIRDNLFVTECHTAKVKKIEYV from the exons ATGAATGATCTACCTTCTAGAG AAAAACATCTCTCAGATTCCTCTAAAGGACACAATGTCGTGTCCTATTTACGCGCAAAGTTTCCTAACTACTCAAAATGTCCGAAACATACCGATGAACACTGTAAACATAACTGTGAGAAATGTGACATTCCTGTCTGTTTTATCTGCGTCTTCTCGGGGAAACACAAAGGTCACGAGATATCAGATATTCTAGAAAAACGcagttctaaaacaaaaactttGCAAAATGATTTGAAAGAACTTGAGACTAGAATATATCCGCGATACGAAGAAATGGCGTCAGATGTCCAAACTGAGAAAGCTAAATTAGAAACGAATTACGAGAAATTGACCGCAGCTGTCAATCAACAAGGAGAAGTCTTACACCGTGAGattaccgccattgtcaaccaacGGAAATCTGATATTGAGAAGGtgaaaaacaaacacctatctaccctgaatgaaaatacagatgaaatcacacagaaaattaCTGAACTCAAACAGACCATGTCCGATttgaaatcaatcctaaaatcaaatgacgtctccttaacctctacttacaaatctaggaattccgaatttagaacattaccaCCTAAAGTTCGAGTTACAGTACCAATTTTTTctgctcagaaaataaacaaaaatcagCTCAATAAAATGTTTGGTTCCCTGTCGCCATTATCTATTAAAACAGAACATGGTGACATAATAAAACCACCAGAAACTGTATCGCCTTCctcagtcaaaccactgcttgcaGAACCGCGAatcaccgccaccatagacactgggtatgaattactatacagtgttagctgtctcaGTAAAGAGCAAATCTGGACACGTGGGTGTAACGATATTATGAAGCTCCTCAACCTTCAGGGCAAGCTACTGGCATCAATACAAACTGAGACAGGGAACGAACCATGGGACATAACAGtaacacgggacggagatcttgtttatactgaaaGTAATACTGTGAACCTAGTAAAGAGTAAACAGACACAGACCGTGGTCAGATTAAAGGGGTGGACACCTCTCAATATCTGCAGTACCGCCTTTGATGATATCTTGGTTACTATGATCAGCGATGATAGAGAACAATCGAAAGTCGTGCGctactccggctccacagagacacaaagcattcagtttgatggtAAGGATCGACCTCTTTATTCATCTGATTATAATACTAAATACAtcagtgagaacaggaacctggatatctgtgtggctgactgtGGAGCTaatgcagtagtggtggtcaatcaatCAGGAAAACttcgatttagatacactggtcatccacCTAATACTAAGAAATCATTTAATCCGGTCGGTATTACTACAGACAGCAAGTGTCGCATCCTGACAGCAGAGTGTTACAATGACTGCATCCACATCCttgatcaggacggacagttcctccgttacattcaaaACTGTGATTTACGCGCTCCAttaggtttatgtgtggacatcagagacaacctctttgtgacTGAGTGCCATAccgctaaagtgaagaaaatcgaATACGTATAA